A genomic region of Dermacentor andersoni chromosome 9, qqDerAnde1_hic_scaffold, whole genome shotgun sequence contains the following coding sequences:
- the LOC126528136 gene encoding uncharacterized protein, whose product MSGRTLSNLTETCNRIGGGDLPETYVIWKQGHLYLAGNEAAYAADGIVDHVDLIRSETKLLLLLSPQYAARTREGNVSLLGNKKKKQKKKDAAMPDKSAKKRPSRSRRSPSSSQAARRGSPSKRRGDSPVKQARSSPSKSRSSPKKSRSSSPSPAKAGVASPSRPRRAAGSSSPRPSRSPRAAVSSSSRPSPKGELRLFRAKLDAAAQRHHERRNTLYQWLKSLTQRKTTPPDLGSPRRRHRGASRSSPGLRSPPSSGSLPRGHKRSPTQSTHEPSPSRANYGGDARRRGVWAPLLVLAVITAGAVALAVMTARYLRGPAASTLARCHGETCRRYEELLANAMDPEAQPCDNFYAHVCGTWIKAGRRAVYEVNWDRFLVEIAKRTADFTPRTGSDQEPVDKAVAYIRACLSPLERDNMPEVRAVLAAAGVTWPQPDPEPDFLSVMFLMSRHVYHPVFIAVDVDTMEGPRTLMLSFGGQFPSTYEQISQHVTTIHAKQHFRVTYESLAPMNETRLDELFDQFIVMKRFLDNHTPMTDDGHSSADPASFLQWTPSVPESRWDEQTRRFLDSPLRRLGGCFIDHVGAFKALFELHAAFGENKMANFVGFFAVQALVGFGNIRLLESFYGASDVATEEQRKYCVMTAYQMFAYAIDSFLETGTKGALTDVNTLVGWVEAAFGRLLRATDDSSSLGGDPTPEPLHLNLNQAFSILNYSRREVTHSIYAGYPEMVMDAPLSNSINASAYMQATQQTASASGQTGQTPYQGYQAFDATIFNSFRLNPQLLVFPWYEADAHVGVLLGGLGARLAAAVFYDYVERNNGSGSALYAENQRCLSPKNETSGSKSNVDTDLQGAVAAAAVVADVYKEVAGSGDRAWTERESPPPWTGESVAFAFFCWLNCGDAERGPSMCNTAAMHSRDFGRVFGCPAGSRMNPVKKCRLKV is encoded by the exons ATGTCGGGGAGAACCCTGAGCAACCTTACCGAAACCTGTAACCGAATAGGAGGAGGAGATCTTCCAGAGACCTACGTCATCTGGAAGCAAGGACATTTGTACCTCGCGGGTAACGAAGCGGCCTATGCCGCGGATGGCATTGTGGACCACGTTGACTTGATTCGCTCGGAAACGAAG ttgttgttgttgttgtcacctCAATACGCGGCTCGTACCCGCGAGGGGAACGTGTCACTGCTtgggaacaagaagaagaagcagaagaagaaggaCGCCGCCATGCCGGACAAGTCCGCCAAGAAACGTCCATCTCGCTCTCGGAGGTCACCGTCCTCTTCGCAAGCTGCACGTCGCGGTTCGCCTTCAAAGCGACGCGGCGACTCGCCCGTGAAGCAGGCGAGGTCGTCTCCTTCGAAGAGTCGCAGCTCGCCCAAGAAAAGCCGGTCCTCTTCCCCGTCCCCTGCCAAGGCCGGCGTCGCGAGCCCCTCGAGACCCCGACGTGCTGCCGGTTCGTCGTCCCCCAGACCGTCCCGGTCTCCGCGAGCCgccgtcagcagcagcagcaggccgtCTCCAAAAGGGGAACTCAGGCTCTTCCGGGCGAAGCTCGATGCGGCAGCTCAGCGCCACCACGAGCGCCGCAACACGCTCTACCAGTGGCTCAAAAG CCTGACTCAACGGAAAACGACCCCTCCAGATTTGGGTTCCCCACGACGGAGGCACCGCGGCGCTTCCAGGTCAAGTCCAGGTCTCCGGTCTCCGCCCAGCTCTGGCAGCTTACCTCGCGGCCACAAAAGG AGCCCCACCCAGAGCACACACGAGCCGTCGCCGTCCCGGGCCAACTATGGAGGAGATGCGCGCCGCCGTGGCGTGTGGGCCCCGCTGCTGGTCCTCGCGGTGATCACGGCCGGCGCGGTCGCACTGGCCGTGATGACGGCGCGCTACCTGCGTGGGCCCGCGGCCTCGACCCTGGCCCGCTGCCACGGCGAGACGTGCCGCCGCTACGAAGAGCTGCTGGCCAACGCCATGGACCCCGAGGCTCAGCCGTGCGACAACTTTTACGCGCACGTGTGCGGAACCTGGATCAAGGCCGGCAGGAGGGCCGTCTACGAG GTCAACTGGGACCGGTTCCTGGTGGAGATCGCGAAGCGCACGGCCGACTTCACCCCGCGCACCGGCTCGGACCAGGAGCCGGTTGACAAGGCGGTCGCCTACATCCGGGCCTGCCTGTCTCCGCTCGAACGAGACAACATGCCCGAGGTGCGCGCCGTCCTGGCCGCTGCGGGAGTCACGTGGCCCCAGCCTGACCCGGAACCGGACTTCCTGTCCGTGATGTTCCTCATGTCGCGGCACGTCTACCACCCGGTGTTCATCGCCGTGGACGTGGACACCATGGAAGGGCCGAGGACCCTGATGCTCTCGTTCGGAGGACAG TTCCCGTCGACGTACGAACAGATCTCTCAGCACGTGACCACCATCCACGCCAAGCAGCACTTCCGCGTCACCTACGAGAGCCTGGCGCCCATGAACGAGACTCGCCTGGACGAGCTGTTCGACCAGTTCATCGTCATGAAGCGTTTCCTGGACAACCACACGCCCATGACGGACGACGGCCACAGCAGTGCGGACCCGGCGTCCTTCCTGCAGTGGACGCCATCCGTTCCCGAGTCTCGCTGGGACGAGCAGACGCGGCGCTTCCTCGACAGTCCTCTGCGCCGCCTGGGCGGTTGCTTCATCGACCACGTCGGCGCCTTCAAAGCGCTGTTCGAACTACACGCGGCCTTCGGCGAGAACAAGATGGCCAACTTTGTCGGTTTCTTCGCCGTTCAGGCCCTGGTGGGCTTCGGCAACATCCGCCTGCTGGAGAGCTTCTACGGTGCCTCGGACGTGGCTACCGAAGAGCAGCGCAAGTATTGCGTCATGACGGCCTACCAGATGTTCGCGTACGCcatcgacagcttcctggagacgGGCACCAAAGGCGCTCTGACGGACGTGAACACGCTCGTCGGTTGGGTAGAGGCGGCCTTCGGGCGCCTCCTCAGAGCCACGGACGATTCGTCCTCGCTCGGGGGAGACCCGACGCCCGAGCCGCTGCACTTGAATCTCAACCAAGCGTTCAGCATCCTTAATTACTCCAGGCGCGAGGTCACGCATAGCATCTATGCCGGGTACCCTGAAATGGTCATGGAT GCTCCATTGAGCAACAGCATCAACGCGTCGGCCTACATGCAAGCCACGCAGCAAACGGCCTCCGCGTCCGGGCAGACGGGACAGACCCCCTACCAAGGCTACCAAGCGTTCGACGCGACCATCTTCAACAGCTTCCGCCTCAACCCGCAGCTCCTGGTGTTCCCGTGGTACGAAGCGGACGCCCACGTTGGAGTCCTGCTGGGCGGTCTGGGTGCGAGGCTGGCGGCGGCCGTCTTCTACGACTACGTCGAGCGAAACAACGGCAGCGGCAGCGCCCTCTACgctgagaaccagcgctgccTGTCGCCCAAGAACGAGACCAGCGGTAGCAAGAGCAACGTCGACACCGACCTCCAGGGGGCAGTGGCGGCCGCCGCGGTCGTCGCAGACGTCTACAAGGAGGTCGCCGGAAGCGGCGACCGAGCTTGGACTGAACGCGAGTCCCCGCCGCCGTGGACGGGCGAGAGCGTGGCGTTTGCGTTTTTCTGCTGGCTCAACTGCGGCGACGCCGAGCGCGGCCCGTCCATGTGTAACACGGCTGCCATGCACAGCCGGGACTTCGGGCGCGTCTTCGGGTGTCCCGCGGGATCGCGCATGAACCCCGTCAAGAAGTGTCGCCTGAAGGTTTAG